One window of Populus nigra chromosome 5, ddPopNigr1.1, whole genome shotgun sequence genomic DNA carries:
- the LOC133694303 gene encoding nicotianamine synthase-like, with translation MVCQKEPLVQKVCDLYEQISSLESLKPSKDVDMLFTQLVLTCIPPNPIDVNKLCKKIQEMRSKLIRLCGEAEGHLESHFSAILGSYENPLDHLNVFPYYSNYLKLSHLEFNILKQHCTNVPSKVAFVGSGPLPLTSIVLACNHLTATSFHNYDIDPSANSKALQLVTSHPDLSSRMFFHTTDIMDVTSELQEFDVVFLAALVGMDKEEKVKVIDHLAKQMAPGAILMLRSAHGARAFLYPVIDPCDLQGFEVLSVFHPSDEVVNSVVIARKYSMPINSIDHQQTGLGSMIVLPNKCCEILAFNPLSHVTMVEELAVEEQHS, from the coding sequence ATGGTTTGCCAGAAAGAACCTCTTGTACAGAAAGTCTGCGATCTGTATGAGCAAATCTCAAGCCTTGAGAGTCTCAAACCCTCCAAAGATGTCGACATGCTCTTCACACAACTTGTTCTCACGTGCATCCCACCAAACCCTATCGATGTCAACAAGCTTTGcaagaaaattcaagaaatgaGGTCTAAGCTCATTAGGCTTTGTGGAGAAGCCGAAGGACATTTAGAGAGTCATTTCTCTGCTATCCTAGGGTCCTATGAAAACCCTCTTGACCATCTCAATGTCTTTCCATATTATTCAAACTACCTTAAGCTTAGCCACCTCGAGTTCAACATCCTCAAGCAACACTGCACGAATGTCCCTAGCAAAGTTGCGTTTGTGGGTTCCGGTCCGCTTCCCTTAACTTCAATTGTGTTAGCCTGTAATCACCTCACCGCAACTTCCTTCCACAACTATGATATTGACCCTTCAGCCAATTCAAAGGCTCTTCAATTAGTCACGTCTCATCCTGACTTGTCGAGTAGAATGTTCTTTCACACGACCGATATAATGGATGTGACAAGTGAGCTTCAAGAGTTTGATGTCGTCTTCTTGGCAGCTTTAGTTGGGATGGACAAGGAGGAGAAGGTTAAGGTCATTGATCATTTGGCTAAGCAGATGGCTCCTGGTGCTATATTGATGCTGAGGAGTGCTCATGGAGCTAGGGCTTTTCTCTACCCAGTGATTGATCCTTGTGATCTTCAAGGATTCGAGGTCCTCTCTGTGTTTCATCCAAGTGATGAGGTGGTAAACTCGGTTGTCATCGCTCGTAAATATTCAATGCCTATAAATTCAATCGATCATCAGCAAACTGGTCTTGGCTCCATGATAGTACTGCCTAACAAGTGTTGTGAGATCCTGGCCTTCAATCCCCTCAGCCATGTTACCATGGTTGAAGAGTTGGCCGTTGAGGAGCAACACTCATAA
- the LOC133693826 gene encoding homeobox protein knotted-1-like 1 isoform X1, producing MEEFYRFNPTFFSSPDDTVRLENLPFANFTDATTSTTTEFHSHATSFLQAGHGHREVTGSDMYDAIKTQIANHPRYPDLVSAHLECQKVGAPPEMVSLLEAIGRGNYKINTCYEIGADPELDEFMESYCEVLRRYKEELSKPFDEAATFLSSIESQLSSLCKGTLTKIFDYGSADEPAGTSEEELSCGEVEASESQETTGVSSQEQNLKGMLMRKYSGHLSNLRKEFLKNRKKGKLPRDARTTLLDWWNHHCRWPYPTEEEKAKLSEITGLDQKQINNWFINQRKRHWKPSEDMRFPRMDGVSGMDGVSGMDGVSGMDGVSSDPGDPPNMLWYCW from the exons ATGGAGGAATTCTATAGGTTTAATCCTACATTTTTTAGTTCACCAGATGATACTGTCAGGCTTGAAAACCTGCCTTTTGCAAACTTTACTGATGCTACTACTAGTACTACCACTGAATTTCACAGTCATGCTACTAGTTTTCTTCAAGCTGGTCATGGTCATAGAGAAGTCACTGGATCAGATATGTATGATGCAATCAAGACCCAGATCGCTAATCACCCTCGTTATCCAGACCTAGTATCTGCACATTTAGAGTGCCAAAAG GTTGGTGCTCCTCCAGAAATGGTGTCTCTTCTTGAAGCCATAGGCAGAGGGAACTACAAAATCAATACTTGCTATGAGATAGGAGCTGATCCAGAACTTGATGAGTTCATG GAATCATACTGTGAGGTTCTTCGTAGATACAAGGAGGAATTGTCCAAGCCATTTGATGAGGCTGCTACGTTCTTGAGTAGCATAGAATCACAGCTTAGTAGTCTTTGCAAAGGGACATTGAcaaagatatttgattatggCTCAG CAGATGAGCCAGCAGGGACTTCCGAGGAGGAGCTAAGCTGTGGGGAGGTTGAAGCATCTGAAAGTCAAGAAACAACAGGTGTTAGCTCACAAGAGCAGAATCTAAAAGGAATGCTCATGCGCAAGTACAGTGGCCATCTTAGCAACTTGAGAAAGGAATTCCTAAAGaatagaaagaaaggaaaattacCAAGGGATGCAAGGACAACACTTTTGGACTGGTGGAACCACCACTGTAGATGGCCATATCCTACG GAAGAGGAGAAAGCGAAGTTATCAGAGATTacaggactagatcaaaagcaGATTAACAATTGGTTTATAAACCAGCGGAAGCGGCACTGGAAACCATCTGAAGATATGAGGTTTCCTCGCATGGATGGTGTCAGTGGCATGGATGGTGTCAGCGGCATGGATGGTGTCAGCGGCATGGATGGTGTCAGCAGCGACCCAGGGGACCCCCCCAATATGCTATGGTATTGTTGGTGA
- the LOC133693826 gene encoding homeobox protein knotted-1-like 1 isoform X2 — MEEFYRFNPTFFSSPDDTVRLENLPFANFTDATTSTTTEFHSHATSFLQAGHGHREVTGSDMYDAIKTQIANHPRYPDLVSAHLECQKVGAPPEMVSLLEAIGRGNYKINTCYEIGADPELDEFMESYCEVLRRYKEELSKPFDEAATFLSSIESQLSSLCKGTLTKIFDYGSDEPAGTSEEELSCGEVEASESQETTGVSSQEQNLKGMLMRKYSGHLSNLRKEFLKNRKKGKLPRDARTTLLDWWNHHCRWPYPTEEEKAKLSEITGLDQKQINNWFINQRKRHWKPSEDMRFPRMDGVSGMDGVSGMDGVSGMDGVSSDPGDPPNMLWYCW; from the exons ATGGAGGAATTCTATAGGTTTAATCCTACATTTTTTAGTTCACCAGATGATACTGTCAGGCTTGAAAACCTGCCTTTTGCAAACTTTACTGATGCTACTACTAGTACTACCACTGAATTTCACAGTCATGCTACTAGTTTTCTTCAAGCTGGTCATGGTCATAGAGAAGTCACTGGATCAGATATGTATGATGCAATCAAGACCCAGATCGCTAATCACCCTCGTTATCCAGACCTAGTATCTGCACATTTAGAGTGCCAAAAG GTTGGTGCTCCTCCAGAAATGGTGTCTCTTCTTGAAGCCATAGGCAGAGGGAACTACAAAATCAATACTTGCTATGAGATAGGAGCTGATCCAGAACTTGATGAGTTCATG GAATCATACTGTGAGGTTCTTCGTAGATACAAGGAGGAATTGTCCAAGCCATTTGATGAGGCTGCTACGTTCTTGAGTAGCATAGAATCACAGCTTAGTAGTCTTTGCAAAGGGACATTGAcaaagatatttgattatggCTCAG ATGAGCCAGCAGGGACTTCCGAGGAGGAGCTAAGCTGTGGGGAGGTTGAAGCATCTGAAAGTCAAGAAACAACAGGTGTTAGCTCACAAGAGCAGAATCTAAAAGGAATGCTCATGCGCAAGTACAGTGGCCATCTTAGCAACTTGAGAAAGGAATTCCTAAAGaatagaaagaaaggaaaattacCAAGGGATGCAAGGACAACACTTTTGGACTGGTGGAACCACCACTGTAGATGGCCATATCCTACG GAAGAGGAGAAAGCGAAGTTATCAGAGATTacaggactagatcaaaagcaGATTAACAATTGGTTTATAAACCAGCGGAAGCGGCACTGGAAACCATCTGAAGATATGAGGTTTCCTCGCATGGATGGTGTCAGTGGCATGGATGGTGTCAGCGGCATGGATGGTGTCAGCGGCATGGATGGTGTCAGCAGCGACCCAGGGGACCCCCCCAATATGCTATGGTATTGTTGGTGA
- the LOC133693656 gene encoding uncharacterized protein LOC133693656 isoform X4: MARAPGKHGRDQALDWELLKDTDKKMKKKSRASDVIGEDGRSKGKTSAADSSRSGSGQYDYSRNFGAINRLSSSFTTDEITVDATTEKELGNEYFKQKKFNEAIECYSRSIALSPTAVAYANRAMAYLKIKRFREAEDDCTEALNLDDRYIKAYSRRATARNELGKLKESIEDSEFALKLEPNNQEIKKQYAEVKSLYEKEILQKASGALRSSLQGTQKGGRSEASVNGHAVQPVSIATQKTGVSASKKDNTKENDGNNLVKKSVHVKELRNKGTGAGSKSDGHVGNDSPANAPPSSSVESVQKNNRTQRQELKTSVIELASQAASRAMAEAAKNITPPNSAYQFEVSWRGFSGDRALQAHLLKVTSPSALPQIFKNALSVPILIDIIKCVASFFIDDMVLAVKYLENLTKVPRFDMLIMCLSSKDTSDLLKMWDGIFCSASTPIEYAEILDNLRSKYCPKC, from the exons ATTGGTGAGGATGGAAGATCAAAAGGAAAAACTTCTGCTGCTGATTCTTCTAGAAGTGGTTCAGGACAGTATGATTACTCAAGGAACTTTGGTGCAATCAATCGTCTATCAAGTAGTTTTACAACTGATGAGATTACTGTGGATGCTACCACAGAGAAAGAATTG gGAAATGAATATTTTAAGCAGAAGAAGTTTAATGAAGCTATTGAGTGTTATTCAAGAAGCATAGCCTTGTCACCAACAGCTGTAGCCTATGCAAATAGGGCAATGGCATATCTCAAAATCAAAAG ATTTCGAGAGGCTGAAGATGACTGTACAGAGGCTTTGAATCTAGATGATCGCTACATAAAAGCGTATTCACGCAGAGCAACAGCTAGAAATGAATTGGGGAAACTTAAAGAATCCATCGAGG ATTCTGAATTTGCTTTGAAGTTGGAGCCTAATAACCAGGAAATCAAGAAACAGTATGCTGAAGTCAAATCTTTGTATGAGAAG GAAATTCTCCAGAAAGCATCTGGCGCTCTCAGAAGCTCTTTACAAGGAACACAAAAAGGAGGAAGGTCAGAAGCAAGTGTAAATGGACATGCAGTGCAACCAGTCTCGATTGCCACTCAAAAGACTGGGGTCTCTGCATCTAAAAAGGATAACACCAAG GAGAATGATGGAAACAATCTTGTGAAGAAATCAGTGCATGTGAAAGAATTAAGGAACAAAGGCACAGGTGCTGGAAGCAAATCTGATGGTCATGTAGGCAATGATTCTCCTGCAAATGCCCCTCCAAGTTCCAGTGTAGAGAGTGTCCAG AAAAATAATAGAACTCAAAGACAAGAGCTGAAGACCTCAGTAATAGAACTTGCTTCTCAAGCAGCTTCTCGTGCCATGGCTGAAGCTGCAAAAAACATTACTCCTCCAAACTCGGCTTATCAATTTGAGGTTTCTTGGCGAGGCTTTTCTGGTGATCGTGCACTCCAGGCTCACCTCTTGAag GTTACTTCTCCAAGTGCATTGCCTCAGATATTTAAAAATGCGCTGTCTGTTCCTATTCTAATCGACATCATCAAGTGTGTGGCCTCCTTCTTCAT CGATGACATGGTTTTGGCTGTCAAATATCTGGAGAACCTGACCAAAGTCCCAAGATTTGACATGCTTATCATGTGTCTTTCATCTAAAGACACGTCTG ATCTTCTCAAGATGTGGGATGGAATCTTCTGTAGTGCATCAACGCCAATTGAATATGCTGAGATTCTTGACAACTTACGATCAAAATACTGTCCGAAATGTTGA
- the LOC133693656 gene encoding uncharacterized protein LOC133693656 isoform X3, with the protein MARAPGKHGRDQALDWELLKDTDKKMKKKSRASDVKIGEDGRSKGKTSAADSSRSGSGQYDYSRNFGAINRLSSSFTTDEITVDATTEKELGNEYFKQKKFNEAIECYSRSIALSPTAVAYANRAMAYLKIKRFREAEDDCTEALNLDDRYIKAYSRRATARNELGKLKESIEDSEFALKLEPNNQEIKKQYAEVKSLYEKEILQKASGALRSSLQGTQKGGRSEASVNGHAVQPVSIATQKTGVSASKKDNTKENDGNNLVKKSVHVKELRNKGTGAGSKSDGHVGNDSPANAPPSSSVESVQKNNRTQRQELKTSVIELASQAASRAMAEAAKNITPPNSAYQFEVSWRGFSGDRALQAHLLKVTSPSALPQIFKNALSVPILIDIIKCVASFFIDDMVLAVKYLENLTKVPRFDMLIMCLSSKDTSDLLKMWDGIFCSASTPIEYAEILDNLRSKYCPKC; encoded by the exons AAGATTGGTGAGGATGGAAGATCAAAAGGAAAAACTTCTGCTGCTGATTCTTCTAGAAGTGGTTCAGGACAGTATGATTACTCAAGGAACTTTGGTGCAATCAATCGTCTATCAAGTAGTTTTACAACTGATGAGATTACTGTGGATGCTACCACAGAGAAAGAATTG gGAAATGAATATTTTAAGCAGAAGAAGTTTAATGAAGCTATTGAGTGTTATTCAAGAAGCATAGCCTTGTCACCAACAGCTGTAGCCTATGCAAATAGGGCAATGGCATATCTCAAAATCAAAAG ATTTCGAGAGGCTGAAGATGACTGTACAGAGGCTTTGAATCTAGATGATCGCTACATAAAAGCGTATTCACGCAGAGCAACAGCTAGAAATGAATTGGGGAAACTTAAAGAATCCATCGAGG ATTCTGAATTTGCTTTGAAGTTGGAGCCTAATAACCAGGAAATCAAGAAACAGTATGCTGAAGTCAAATCTTTGTATGAGAAG GAAATTCTCCAGAAAGCATCTGGCGCTCTCAGAAGCTCTTTACAAGGAACACAAAAAGGAGGAAGGTCAGAAGCAAGTGTAAATGGACATGCAGTGCAACCAGTCTCGATTGCCACTCAAAAGACTGGGGTCTCTGCATCTAAAAAGGATAACACCAAG GAGAATGATGGAAACAATCTTGTGAAGAAATCAGTGCATGTGAAAGAATTAAGGAACAAAGGCACAGGTGCTGGAAGCAAATCTGATGGTCATGTAGGCAATGATTCTCCTGCAAATGCCCCTCCAAGTTCCAGTGTAGAGAGTGTCCAG AAAAATAATAGAACTCAAAGACAAGAGCTGAAGACCTCAGTAATAGAACTTGCTTCTCAAGCAGCTTCTCGTGCCATGGCTGAAGCTGCAAAAAACATTACTCCTCCAAACTCGGCTTATCAATTTGAGGTTTCTTGGCGAGGCTTTTCTGGTGATCGTGCACTCCAGGCTCACCTCTTGAag GTTACTTCTCCAAGTGCATTGCCTCAGATATTTAAAAATGCGCTGTCTGTTCCTATTCTAATCGACATCATCAAGTGTGTGGCCTCCTTCTTCAT CGATGACATGGTTTTGGCTGTCAAATATCTGGAGAACCTGACCAAAGTCCCAAGATTTGACATGCTTATCATGTGTCTTTCATCTAAAGACACGTCTG ATCTTCTCAAGATGTGGGATGGAATCTTCTGTAGTGCATCAACGCCAATTGAATATGCTGAGATTCTTGACAACTTACGATCAAAATACTGTCCGAAATGTTGA